TCTCCGAGACTAAAAATCCAGCTCATGAGCCTGTTTGGGAGAACTTCACTTCACAGCTTCAGCAGTGGAGCAGGTGAATTCGTTCCCAAACGTTTTAGACTTCATGTGTTAGTTGAAGTGAAGTCATATTGGTCTTAGTTCATTTTACTGGAACATTAATATAGTCGAATGTCGATTGTCATTTCTATTTCCTCGGAACTCGAAAAGTCGAGGTCGGGAACCACGGAGACCGCCATTGAATGTTCCACCAATAAACGCGAGCCTTTTATAAAAGCTCCACCAAAGCCAACAAACAGCCCAAAGAGAAGAAGGCACCACCTTCCTTCCCCTCGCTGCTCGCTCCTCGTGACACCAAAGCCAGCccagagcgagagagagagggacacGCACACAGATGGCGATGCGGATGCCGACGACGGCGGTGGCCGTGCtgctcgtggcggcggcggccagcctGCTGGcttcgggggcggcggcgcagacAGCCGGCACGCCGGCGTGCGCGTCGAAGCTGGTGGCGTGCGGCCCGTACATGAACGGGACGGACGCGGAGAAGCCGCCGGACACCTGCTGCGACCCGCTCAAGGAAGCCGTGAAGAACGAGCTGCCGTGCCTCTGCGCGCTCTACGCGATGCCGGAGATCTTCAAGGCCTTCAACATCAAACTCAGCGACGCCCTCCGCCTCTCCAAGCGCTGCGGCGTCAGCGACACCACCAGCAGCTGCCCCAGTAATTAACTTACCCCTCGCCTCTCCTACTCTTCGATCTCTCTTCCCCCCaggcgccccccccccccccccctgccGCGCAAGCTGTTCCACTTCCTCCTTTCCTTTGAGCTTCTAATTTTTCTAATTAGCATCCAATTTACGATTATTAGTTAGTAGAGCAGTTGAATTAAGCTGATTTAGCCATCACTAACCAGTTCCTCGTGAATTTGCGTGACCAACTCGTGTAAGCAACACTAAGATAGATGCATGCAAATAGGATGTGCTTACCGGAGGATGG
This is a stretch of genomic DNA from Brachypodium distachyon strain Bd21 chromosome 1, Brachypodium_distachyon_v3.0, whole genome shotgun sequence. It encodes these proteins:
- the LOC100825388 gene encoding lipid transfer-like protein VAS encodes the protein MAMRMPTTAVAVLLVAAAASLLASGAAAQTAGTPACASKLVACGPYMNGTDAEKPPDTCCDPLKEAVKNELPCLCALYAMPEIFKAFNIKLSDALRLSKRCGVSDTTSSCPSTSPTRSPPGSPSGGKNAGHRGISVSFAGLMSLFLVVWSVLA